A genomic stretch from Fodinibius salinus includes:
- a CDS encoding b(o/a)3-type cytochrome-c oxidase subunit 1 — MTFIHKYPKAAKVSKANFIVAFIALAIGGFFGFIQALHRTDVFRGFVNSGEYYTLLTGHGVLLALIFTTFFIAGLFVWGVTRSLDREPENMAYTWSWFWLMVIGTVMAAFTILGGLVPDSSIRAAVLYTFYPPLQAHPAFYIGLAMVVVGSWMAAADWFWSYSKWRDDNPTERIPILSFMTLFTMLMWYVCTIGLAIEVVGLLIPWSLGWVVEIEPLLPRTLFWFFGHAVVYFWLLPAYYVWYAILPKLSGGRLFSDSMTRIVFIIFLLLSTPVGYHHQYADAGISVGFKFYAMATTMMLLLPSLMTLFTVIASMEHGAKQRGGKGYFAWISKLPWNNPAFVGCALAGIMFAAGGFSGMINAGMNINLLIHNTIWIPGHFHLTVGTAVALTFMAVTYWLLPQLTGRKLKFKTLALIQPYSWFLGMTLMSNAMHRAGLAGVPRRTAEPEFNTNAMNFEPIFGTMSEMKWQIAIGGTILLISLILFLWVVISSWMAGQKSEKPVDDHIPEPLSGVEHTPAILDNMKLWFALALILVVLAYSFPLWEMIQDGIFSPGALPRPS; from the coding sequence ATGACATTTATACATAAGTATCCTAAAGCGGCTAAAGTATCCAAAGCAAATTTTATTGTAGCCTTTATAGCCTTGGCTATTGGTGGCTTTTTTGGTTTTATCCAGGCATTACACCGTACGGATGTGTTTCGTGGGTTTGTTAATTCTGGTGAATACTATACGCTGCTTACCGGTCACGGTGTATTGCTGGCACTTATCTTTACCACCTTCTTTATCGCGGGTTTGTTTGTATGGGGCGTGACACGTAGCCTGGACCGAGAACCCGAAAATATGGCCTACACTTGGTCGTGGTTTTGGCTGATGGTCATTGGAACGGTGATGGCAGCTTTTACCATTCTCGGTGGGTTAGTACCTGACAGCTCCATCCGGGCAGCGGTATTGTACACTTTTTATCCACCGTTACAGGCACATCCGGCATTTTATATAGGTTTGGCCATGGTTGTGGTAGGATCATGGATGGCCGCTGCAGATTGGTTTTGGTCCTATAGCAAATGGCGTGATGATAATCCCACAGAGCGAATACCCATCCTGTCTTTCATGACATTGTTTACCATGCTTATGTGGTATGTTTGTACTATTGGGTTGGCTATTGAAGTGGTCGGGCTGTTAATCCCCTGGTCGCTGGGATGGGTTGTAGAAATTGAACCACTCTTGCCCCGAACGCTCTTCTGGTTTTTCGGACATGCTGTTGTCTATTTTTGGCTGTTGCCGGCGTATTATGTATGGTATGCTATTTTGCCAAAGCTTTCGGGAGGTCGGCTTTTTAGTGATTCAATGACTCGTATTGTATTTATTATTTTCCTCCTTTTATCAACACCCGTGGGATACCATCACCAGTATGCTGATGCGGGTATTTCGGTTGGATTTAAATTTTATGCCATGGCAACAACCATGATGCTCTTGCTGCCCAGTTTGATGACGCTCTTTACTGTAATAGCTAGTATGGAACACGGGGCGAAGCAGCGGGGTGGTAAAGGTTATTTTGCATGGATCAGTAAGTTACCATGGAATAATCCTGCTTTTGTAGGGTGTGCATTGGCGGGCATTATGTTCGCCGCCGGTGGATTCAGTGGTATGATTAATGCCGGGATGAATATAAACCTGTTGATCCATAATACGATCTGGATACCCGGGCACTTCCACTTAACTGTGGGAACTGCGGTTGCCCTTACCTTTATGGCTGTTACGTACTGGCTGTTGCCCCAGCTTACAGGACGAAAACTCAAATTCAAAACCTTAGCCCTGATACAACCTTATTCATGGTTCTTGGGTATGACACTGATGTCTAACGCAATGCACCGTGCAGGTTTGGCAGGTGTGCCACGTCGTACGGCCGAACCGGAATTTAATACCAATGCGATGAACTTTGAGCCCATTTTTGGGACCATGAGTGAAATGAAGTGGCAAATTGCTATTGGAGGGACAATCCTTTTGATTTCATTGATCCTGTTCCTCTGGGTGGTAATATCTTCATGGATGGCTGGACAGAAATCCGAAAAACCAGTCGATGATCATATTCCTGAGCCACTTTCCGGCGTTGAACATACACCGGCCATCTTGGATAATATGAAACTCTGGTTTGCATTGGCCTTGATACTTGTCGTGTTGGCATATTCGTTCCCACTCTGGGAGATGATACAGGACGGTATCTTTTCACCGGGTGCACTGCCTCGGCCATCCTAA
- a CDS encoding heavy metal translocating P-type ATPase has protein sequence MSSQKCTLCELETPDPPIEENNIDGVFCCHGCLHVYKLLQDMEEDKARQLKNQTIELRKEGQTKTPLPESYEEAFFKVDGMHCATCESFLESIAKRQNGIYKSEASYTSEMIKIYYDQEQIGLEDFSDRLSKMGYNLRDLDTQADEDNGNDVVRIMIGGFFGIIGLLLYSLFFYPTYIGGEGLVPLTNAEQYFFISNIFVMTSFVLFYTGYPILRGAWVSILVLKPNMDLLIAIAAVSAYLYSFGALLTGSAEIYFDVTMAIVLVVSIGNFYERRIKSNKQSLLTKLSEQKLDHAFVQRNGHLEKVSIADITHDDKVIVKAGERIPVDGTIIDGEGVVNEALITGESQPVSKQTGNHVLSGTILTQNALTIKPDINTQRTIDQLMKLMWNIQSSRSGKQRLADRIAAYFVPVVIFLGIGTFGYHLFSGSTATNAMLAALAVLIVSCPCALGLATPLAIASGMRTGLENDIIFKSAALFEEETEADIVAFDKTGTLTTGKMHLLDRGSNQQALEYAAGLETFSSHPVAAPIAELNSNNEIEVQNFESFTSGVSGYIDDKKIYVGQPEWLEEQGIALNEFHSSKIEESRQQGNIPVGIGWDDNIRSILIVGDRLREEAPSVIASLQRQDKKIALITGDSSQAGEYIKKQLKPDFLFTEAKPESKSNIISNLRQMGIVAMAGDGSNDAPALAKADLGIAFGNLTAIAADSAQVVIPSSNLSLIPAAFTTIQKTKNRIRQNLGWAFLYNIITIPLAIAGIINPLFAAVAMAASSLLVVSNSSRKMEIKT, from the coding sequence ATGAGTTCTCAGAAATGTACATTATGTGAACTGGAAACACCAGATCCACCGATTGAAGAAAATAACATCGACGGGGTGTTTTGTTGCCACGGTTGCCTGCACGTGTACAAGCTTCTGCAGGATATGGAAGAGGACAAAGCCCGGCAGCTGAAAAACCAAACTATTGAACTCAGAAAAGAAGGACAAACAAAAACGCCTCTCCCCGAATCGTATGAAGAAGCCTTCTTTAAAGTTGACGGGATGCACTGCGCTACCTGCGAATCGTTCCTCGAGTCTATAGCAAAACGTCAGAACGGTATTTATAAAAGCGAGGCAAGCTACACTTCGGAAATGATTAAGATCTACTATGATCAAGAGCAAATAGGCCTTGAGGACTTCTCAGATCGCTTGAGTAAGATGGGATACAACCTGCGAGACCTTGATACCCAAGCTGATGAAGATAATGGGAATGATGTAGTACGTATTATGATCGGTGGATTTTTTGGCATCATCGGGCTACTGTTGTACAGCTTATTCTTTTATCCAACATATATCGGTGGCGAAGGACTAGTTCCACTCACTAATGCAGAACAGTACTTTTTCATTTCCAATATCTTTGTCATGACCTCCTTTGTACTTTTTTATACAGGTTACCCCATCCTCCGCGGTGCCTGGGTTTCGATATTGGTCTTAAAACCAAATATGGATCTTCTGATTGCTATAGCGGCAGTCAGTGCCTACCTATACAGCTTTGGGGCTCTTTTAACGGGATCGGCCGAAATTTACTTTGATGTAACAATGGCGATCGTGCTGGTAGTATCCATCGGAAATTTCTATGAAAGACGTATCAAATCGAACAAACAAAGTCTGCTCACTAAACTATCTGAGCAAAAACTAGATCACGCTTTTGTGCAAAGAAATGGACATCTGGAAAAAGTCTCGATTGCAGATATAACTCACGATGATAAAGTGATTGTAAAAGCCGGTGAACGCATCCCCGTCGACGGTACCATCATAGATGGAGAAGGCGTCGTCAATGAGGCGCTAATAACCGGTGAATCGCAACCCGTGTCCAAGCAAACGGGCAATCATGTATTGAGCGGTACCATACTCACACAAAATGCGCTTACTATTAAACCGGATATCAATACTCAGCGCACTATCGATCAGCTGATGAAGCTAATGTGGAATATTCAATCTTCCCGATCCGGCAAACAGCGTCTGGCAGATCGCATCGCGGCTTATTTTGTACCTGTAGTCATATTTTTGGGTATCGGTACCTTTGGATATCACCTGTTTAGCGGAAGTACAGCAACTAACGCCATGCTTGCCGCTCTGGCTGTACTAATTGTTTCTTGTCCCTGTGCCCTGGGACTTGCTACTCCGCTTGCCATTGCTTCTGGCATGAGAACTGGGCTAGAGAATGACATCATCTTTAAATCAGCTGCACTTTTTGAAGAAGAAACCGAAGCAGATATCGTAGCCTTCGACAAAACGGGAACTTTAACAACCGGCAAGATGCATCTACTCGATCGCGGTTCCAACCAGCAAGCGCTGGAATATGCAGCCGGTCTGGAGACTTTCTCTTCTCATCCTGTTGCAGCTCCTATTGCGGAATTAAACTCGAATAATGAGATTGAAGTCCAGAATTTTGAAAGCTTCACATCAGGTGTAAGCGGATATATTGATGACAAAAAGATTTATGTGGGTCAGCCTGAGTGGCTCGAAGAACAGGGGATTGCCCTTAATGAATTCCATTCTTCAAAAATTGAGGAAAGTCGCCAGCAGGGCAACATTCCAGTCGGCATTGGTTGGGATGATAACATCCGGAGTATACTGATCGTAGGTGATCGTCTTCGAGAAGAAGCTCCGAGTGTGATAGCTTCTTTGCAACGACAGGACAAAAAAATTGCCCTAATAACCGGTGATAGTTCGCAAGCGGGGGAATATATTAAGAAACAATTAAAGCCAGACTTTTTATTCACCGAAGCCAAGCCGGAATCAAAATCGAATATTATTAGTAACCTTCGGCAGATGGGGATAGTAGCTATGGCCGGTGATGGTAGTAACGATGCACCGGCCTTGGCAAAGGCCGATCTGGGTATTGCATTTGGAAATTTAACGGCAATTGCGGCCGACTCTGCACAAGTTGTCATTCCAAGCAGCAACCTATCTTTGATACCAGCTGCATTTACAACTATTCAAAAAACAAAAAATCGCATTCGTCAGAACCTAGGATGGGCATTCCTCTATAATATTATAACCATCCCACTGGCTATTGCAGGCATTATTAATCCTCTTTTTGCTGCAGTAGCTATGGCTGCAAGCAGCCTGCTTGTGGTAAGCAATTCATCGCGTAAGATGGAGATCAAAACTTAA
- a CDS encoding NUDIX hydrolase produces MQPLVKFLKQRLIKNLPGRPSQLKMAPAQKNDGQRRKMTPSEQAHQSSVLVLLFPNEQEELELVLTLRSGDIDHGGQISFPGGRAESGESPEETALREAHEEIGITPESVTTIGQLSELYVSHSENRVTPVVGFMNQRPVFNLNRAEVEEVFAVELNSLAHKENLVVEDWELGQHTYEVPYWDVHRVPLWGATAMMLNELLELRKEFTED; encoded by the coding sequence ATGCAACCGCTGGTTAAATTTTTAAAACAACGATTGATTAAAAATCTGCCCGGCCGGCCTTCACAGCTAAAAATGGCACCCGCTCAAAAAAATGACGGGCAGCGTCGAAAAATGACTCCCTCCGAACAAGCTCACCAAAGCAGCGTACTGGTTCTTCTTTTTCCAAACGAGCAAGAAGAACTCGAACTGGTACTCACCCTGCGAAGCGGAGATATCGATCATGGTGGACAAATTAGCTTTCCCGGCGGACGTGCCGAATCAGGCGAATCGCCCGAAGAAACTGCATTACGTGAAGCTCATGAAGAAATTGGCATTACTCCCGAATCAGTTACTACTATTGGACAACTTAGTGAACTGTATGTCAGCCATTCCGAAAATCGGGTTACTCCTGTCGTAGGATTTATGAATCAACGCCCGGTATTCAACCTGAATCGCGCCGAGGTGGAGGAAGTTTTTGCTGTAGAACTCAATTCACTCGCTCACAAAGAAAATCTCGTTGTCGAAGATTGGGAGCTCGGTCAACACACCTACGAAGTACCTTATTGGGATGTACACCGCGTGCCCCTGTGGGGAGCTACGGCAATGATGTTGAACGAACTTTTAGAATTGAGAAAAGAATTTACTGAAGATTAA
- a CDS encoding S8 family serine peptidase — protein MFSRTLNKVSAIFVVALLVITACDQPANVQQEQEKPSDAKLEKLMDRMGDPIDGQFIVVFDNSAAQSKAALQKRSQKINTMMGKYSISKDAVKSRYKNVLGGFTAKLSNEQLAELRNDKSVEYVEQDRIVMLSPPKTNDHAPWWCYYYGIGCHDDGGGSEQVTPYGIDRVGGATASSGTAWVIDTGIDLDHDDLNVDQSRSATFVSGTSSPNDGNGHGTHVAGTIAALDNDIDVVGVAAGASVVAVRVLDSNGSGSYSGVIDGIDYVAANASPGDVANMSLGGGTSTSVDNAVSNAAGNGIYFALAAGNDGADANNSSPARVNGANIYTISAIDSNDNFASFSNYGNPPVDYAAPGVDVESLWINNSTNTISGTSMASPHAAGVLLVTGGNPTSDGTANGDPDGTADPIIHQ, from the coding sequence ATGTTTAGTAGAACATTAAACAAGGTAAGCGCAATCTTTGTTGTTGCTCTTCTGGTAATAACAGCTTGCGATCAACCGGCAAACGTTCAACAGGAACAAGAAAAACCCAGTGATGCAAAGCTTGAAAAGCTTATGGACCGAATGGGTGATCCCATCGACGGGCAGTTTATTGTGGTCTTTGATAACAGTGCTGCTCAAAGTAAAGCGGCGCTTCAAAAGCGGTCGCAGAAAATAAATACTATGATGGGGAAATACAGTATTAGCAAGGATGCTGTAAAGAGCCGGTATAAAAATGTACTCGGAGGTTTTACGGCTAAACTTTCCAATGAACAACTTGCAGAACTACGTAATGACAAAAGCGTAGAATATGTCGAACAAGATCGTATTGTAATGCTTTCTCCTCCTAAAACTAATGACCATGCGCCGTGGTGGTGCTACTACTATGGTATTGGTTGCCATGATGACGGAGGTGGAAGTGAACAGGTTACTCCATATGGTATTGACCGTGTAGGTGGTGCAACGGCTAGTTCCGGCACGGCCTGGGTTATAGATACCGGGATTGATCTGGATCATGATGATCTGAATGTCGATCAGTCGCGAAGTGCCACTTTTGTATCTGGCACATCTTCGCCTAATGATGGGAATGGTCATGGTACACACGTAGCCGGGACCATTGCTGCTCTGGATAATGATATCGATGTTGTAGGCGTTGCTGCCGGTGCTTCGGTAGTAGCTGTTCGGGTACTTGATAGCAACGGAAGTGGAAGCTATTCGGGAGTTATTGATGGCATTGATTATGTAGCGGCCAATGCCTCACCCGGTGATGTTGCCAATATGAGTCTTGGCGGCGGTACTTCTACCTCCGTTGACAATGCAGTTTCAAATGCTGCAGGCAATGGTATTTACTTTGCACTTGCTGCCGGTAATGACGGTGCAGATGCCAATAACTCATCTCCGGCGCGTGTAAATGGTGCTAATATTTATACTATTTCGGCTATTGATTCCAATGACAATTTTGCGTCGTTCTCAAATTACGGGAACCCACCGGTTGACTATGCTGCACCGGGTGTTGACGTAGAGTCACTATGGATAAATAATAGTACTAATACCATTAGCGGTACTTCGATGGCTAGCCCGCATGCGGCAGGAGTACTGTTGGTTACAGGTGGTAACCCTACCAGTGACGGTACGGCCAATGGTGATCCTGATGGCACCGCTGATCCAATTATTCACCAATAA
- a CDS encoding adenosine kinase has translation MDKKYDVYGIGNALVDMEFEVAEDFLEKHNVTKGVMTLVDEDTQARLIDEINHEETIEKPGGSAANTIFAVSQFGGKGFYSCKVANDRFGDIYLEDMNEAGIDTNFKRQEREDGITGKCLVMVTDDAERTMNTYLGITSNLSTKEIDEQAIQNSEYVYIEGYLVASDKGYEAMKKTKEIAEQSNVKTTLTLSDPAIVEGFKGRFEEIVGASVDLLFCNEEEAKIYTGKDDLMEAREALKKEAKRFVITQGKNGAMIYDGDTFVDIEPYDVNAIDTNGAGDMYAGAFLYGITNGMGYAGAGKLASLAGSRIVSQFGPRLKWHEVQEIKNEATSTK, from the coding sequence ATGGACAAAAAGTACGACGTTTATGGTATCGGCAATGCCTTGGTAGATATGGAATTTGAAGTAGCAGAAGACTTCCTCGAAAAGCATAACGTTACAAAGGGTGTGATGACATTGGTTGATGAGGATACCCAAGCTCGGCTTATAGACGAAATCAATCACGAAGAAACCATTGAAAAGCCGGGCGGTTCGGCTGCGAACACAATCTTTGCTGTAAGTCAGTTTGGCGGCAAAGGGTTTTATTCCTGCAAGGTGGCAAATGATCGATTTGGTGATATCTATCTGGAGGATATGAATGAGGCCGGTATTGATACGAATTTTAAGCGCCAAGAGCGCGAAGATGGTATTACCGGTAAATGTTTGGTGATGGTTACCGATGATGCTGAGCGTACTATGAATACGTATCTGGGTATAACCTCTAACTTGTCGACAAAAGAGATTGACGAGCAGGCTATTCAAAATTCCGAATATGTTTATATTGAAGGATATTTGGTGGCTTCAGACAAGGGCTATGAAGCAATGAAAAAAACCAAAGAAATTGCCGAGCAGAGTAACGTTAAGACAACTCTTACGCTTTCCGATCCGGCGATTGTCGAGGGATTTAAAGGTCGGTTTGAAGAAATAGTCGGAGCTTCGGTAGATCTGTTATTTTGTAATGAAGAGGAAGCAAAAATATATACTGGCAAAGATGATCTGATGGAAGCGCGCGAAGCTCTTAAAAAAGAGGCTAAGCGTTTTGTTATTACACAAGGGAAGAATGGGGCTATGATTTACGACGGCGATACCTTTGTAGATATTGAACCCTATGATGTAAATGCTATTGATACGAATGGTGCGGGAGATATGTATGCCGGTGCTTTTTTGTACGGTATCACGAATGGAATGGGATATGCTGGCGCCGGAAAACTGGCCAGTCTAGCGGGATCCCGCATTGTTTCACAGTTTGGTCCGCGATTGAAATGGCACGAAGTACAGGAAATAAAAAATGAGGCGACTTCTACAAAGTAA
- the rdgB gene encoding RdgB/HAM1 family non-canonical purine NTP pyrophosphatase: MGTIVLASRNKDKIEELRTTLKPLGITLKSTYDFPKLEEVVEDRETLKGNAIKKAQYVFEETGIAALSDDTGLEVDALDGRPGVYSARYAGEESDYQDNVDKLLDELESVPAKKRGAQFRTVVAFVTADNTYTFEGICRGIILTKKFGDGGFGYDPVFRPDDYDHTFAELDPEIKNRISHRAKAIQKFYNWVKQQ, translated from the coding sequence ATGGGAACCATTGTTTTAGCATCGCGCAACAAAGATAAGATTGAGGAGTTACGGACAACACTGAAACCGCTGGGTATTACACTCAAATCAACCTATGATTTTCCGAAACTGGAAGAAGTAGTAGAAGATCGGGAAACGCTTAAAGGTAATGCGATAAAAAAAGCTCAGTATGTTTTTGAGGAGACAGGTATTGCTGCTCTTTCGGATGATACCGGACTCGAAGTTGATGCCCTCGATGGTCGGCCTGGCGTATATTCAGCACGTTATGCTGGCGAAGAATCGGACTATCAGGATAATGTGGACAAACTGCTGGATGAGTTAGAAAGTGTACCGGCAAAGAAACGTGGCGCACAATTTCGCACGGTGGTGGCATTTGTTACTGCTGATAACACCTATACTTTTGAGGGTATTTGCCGCGGTATCATTTTAACAAAAAAGTTCGGAGATGGTGGTTTTGGCTATGATCCCGTTTTCCGTCCCGACGATTACGACCATACTTTTGCTGAATTGGATCCGGAAATAAAAAATAGAATTAGTCACCGGGCAAAAGCGATCCAAAAATTTTACAACTGGGTGAAGCAACAGTAG
- a CDS encoding anhydro-N-acetylmuramic acid kinase translates to MNSSVQKLHHVAQKPSSKIIGLMSGTSLDGLDIALCEISGNGRETTVSLEEFITKSYDEHTKRYLQKIVSVPEVSLKNVCLQHSWLGDLHGELVLEVLDEWGVNPTEIDCIASHGQTIYHAPKLQHGQADMPNATLQIGDGDHIAQKTGIITLSDFRQKHTACGGQGAPMAALVDQILYAHNNEERILLNIGGIANFTYLPAPSNTHQKTATIDTGPGNTLIDTAVNKYFNKPFDTDGEIAQQGSVQSEALQALLTDPYFQQPLPKTTGPEQFNLSWINKKLDQKGIDNLAPKDLIATLTQLTIKTISESIQKVISKNSPPTLYISGGGLHNPVLMNGLAEQLPNCQIKNFASIGCNPDAKEAVVFAVLANETLSGDGFMIDPDSSEKITFGKISFPD, encoded by the coding sequence ATGAATTCATCCGTTCAAAAACTACATCATGTAGCTCAAAAACCGAGTAGCAAGATCATCGGCTTAATGTCAGGCACTTCACTGGATGGATTAGATATAGCGTTATGTGAAATATCCGGCAATGGCCGGGAAACAACGGTATCTTTAGAAGAGTTTATTACAAAATCGTACGACGAGCACACCAAAAGGTACCTTCAAAAAATAGTATCCGTACCAGAAGTTTCACTGAAAAATGTTTGTCTGCAGCACAGCTGGCTTGGTGACCTCCACGGAGAGTTGGTTTTAGAAGTTCTTGATGAATGGGGCGTTAATCCAACAGAAATTGACTGCATTGCCAGTCACGGACAAACTATTTATCACGCCCCAAAATTACAACACGGGCAAGCTGATATGCCCAACGCTACACTCCAAATCGGAGATGGCGATCATATTGCGCAAAAGACGGGTATTATCACACTCAGTGACTTTCGTCAAAAACATACGGCGTGCGGTGGCCAAGGAGCCCCCATGGCTGCACTGGTCGATCAGATACTTTATGCTCATAACAATGAGGAGCGTATATTGCTGAATATCGGTGGTATCGCCAACTTCACTTATCTACCCGCACCGTCAAATACCCATCAAAAAACAGCAACAATCGATACTGGCCCCGGTAACACCCTTATAGATACGGCAGTCAATAAATATTTTAATAAGCCTTTTGACACTGACGGCGAAATTGCCCAGCAGGGATCTGTACAATCCGAAGCTCTACAAGCACTATTAACAGATCCCTATTTCCAACAACCACTGCCTAAAACAACAGGACCCGAACAGTTTAATCTCAGCTGGATAAACAAAAAATTGGATCAAAAAGGAATTGACAACCTGGCTCCCAAAGATCTGATTGCAACCCTGACTCAACTGACGATTAAAACAATCAGTGAAAGCATTCAAAAAGTCATCAGCAAAAATTCACCTCCAACATTATATATCAGTGGTGGTGGGCTTCACAACCCTGTGTTAATGAATGGGCTTGCCGAACAACTTCCAAATTGTCAGATCAAAAATTTTGCATCCATTGGATGCAATCCCGATGCCAAAGAGGCGGTCGTATTTGCAGTATTAGCAAATGAAACACTGTCGGGTGATGGATTTATGATAGATCCGGATTCCTCAGAAAAAATAACCTTTGGAAAGATATCTTTCCCAGATTAG
- a CDS encoding sodium:solute symporter, translating to MEFSVVDYIVIVLYLVGVAGLGIYAAGRQSSTDDYFMGGNDLPWWAVMFSVVATETSTLTFISIPAVAYGGNLTFLQITLGYIVGRIIVSKLFLPAYVNGNLSTAYQFLAQRFGGSMRNAASTVFMITRLLADGVRLFATAIPLAIILRLGGAFTGWGNLELYLLAIAVISIITLIYTLIGGIKAVVWMDVMQMGVYVGGAALAIAIIVIDLPNGLSGAMQMASEADKLHIFDFGFDLSFTDFIAQPYTFFTALIGGAVFSIASHGTDQLIVQRLLTTRNVKDSQRALVWSGVVVALQFGLFLFIGLLLYAFYDTQTAAQLGLANNDEIFAKFIVEQLPVGLSGLVIASLFAAAMSSLSSSLNSLASSTTLDLYKPYFGGGGTKAEELKISRIITVIWAFILTGSAFFFAYLQLQEGEQPAVVELGLGIASYTYGGLLGVFLLGRLFEGPNKTDAMISFFVGLAALLYMVKGPIQNLLPGEPLAIAWPLYTVVGSIIVIVVGNISRWIRNSNQ from the coding sequence TTGGAATTTTCTGTAGTAGATTACATCGTTATCGTTCTATACTTAGTTGGAGTGGCTGGGTTGGGAATTTATGCAGCCGGCCGACAGTCATCGACTGATGATTATTTTATGGGTGGCAACGACCTGCCATGGTGGGCTGTTATGTTTTCGGTGGTAGCGACCGAGACCAGTACACTTACATTTATTAGTATTCCGGCGGTGGCTTATGGGGGCAACCTTACCTTTTTGCAGATTACCTTGGGTTATATAGTGGGACGTATTATAGTCAGTAAGCTTTTTTTGCCAGCCTATGTCAACGGGAATCTCTCAACAGCGTACCAGTTTTTGGCCCAGCGATTTGGTGGCTCTATGCGGAATGCCGCCAGTACGGTCTTTATGATTACGCGCCTGCTTGCGGATGGTGTTCGCCTCTTTGCCACAGCTATTCCGCTGGCTATTATTCTGCGATTGGGTGGGGCCTTTACCGGTTGGGGCAACCTGGAGCTGTATCTGCTTGCTATCGCCGTCATTTCAATCATTACACTTATTTATACTCTTATCGGCGGTATTAAAGCGGTGGTTTGGATGGATGTGATGCAGATGGGTGTATATGTGGGAGGTGCCGCCTTAGCTATTGCTATTATCGTTATAGATTTGCCAAATGGATTAAGTGGCGCAATGCAGATGGCTTCAGAAGCTGATAAATTGCATATATTCGATTTCGGTTTTGATCTATCTTTTACGGACTTCATAGCTCAGCCCTATACCTTTTTCACAGCCTTAATTGGTGGTGCTGTTTTCTCCATTGCGTCTCACGGCACCGACCAGCTGATTGTACAGCGTTTGCTGACTACGCGAAACGTTAAAGACAGCCAGCGCGCGCTGGTATGGAGCGGAGTGGTAGTAGCTTTGCAATTTGGACTGTTTTTGTTCATCGGCCTGCTACTGTATGCTTTTTATGATACGCAAACGGCCGCACAGCTTGGGTTGGCAAATAATGACGAAATTTTCGCCAAGTTTATTGTCGAACAGTTGCCGGTGGGGCTCTCGGGATTGGTTATTGCTTCTCTTTTTGCTGCGGCCATGAGCAGTCTCAGCTCTTCACTCAATTCGCTGGCGTCATCGACCACGTTGGATCTGTATAAACCGTATTTTGGCGGGGGCGGTACCAAAGCCGAAGAACTTAAAATATCGCGTATCATCACTGTTATTTGGGCATTTATTTTAACGGGATCGGCTTTTTTCTTTGCCTATTTACAGTTACAAGAGGGAGAACAGCCTGCGGTAGTAGAATTAGGTTTGGGCATTGCATCCTACACTTACGGCGGATTACTGGGAGTTTTCTTATTGGGACGCTTGTTTGAGGGGCCGAATAAAACAGATGCTATGATTAGCTTTTTTGTGGGGCTGGCTGCGTTACTGTATATGGTTAAAGGTCCCATTCAAAACCTACTGCCTGGCGAACCGTTGGCTATTGCCTGGCCGCTCTATACAGTAGTAGGTAGTATTATTGTAATTGTAGTGGGTAATATCTCACGGTGGATAAGAAACAGTAATCAATAA